The following DNA comes from Nilaparvata lugens isolate BPH unplaced genomic scaffold, ASM1435652v1 scaffold7350, whole genome shotgun sequence.
TTCTTGGATGCTCTTGATGGAGGTAGTTGTGGTTGTTGAACTGGCATCTGTTGGAAGGTTTCGACTAGGTTGACTAGTGGCTCAGCTAGAGGTTTGAAGTGTTCCACATGTTTATCTTCTGCAATCCGTCTACCCAGCATGATTTCCTTATGCCTCCTTTTGATTTCACGCTTCAACGTAGCAATCTCCAATATGGTAGGAGCAACCTCCTCCAATGTTGGTTTatggttcctttgtttgatATACATACTGGTCAGTGTTTATAAGTATACGGAGGTCTGAGAGTTTGAGCTCcgctatttatacattttagaCCCATACCAAGTGCTGAGtaccactgactgaacagtgactgatcagtaactgatcagtaactgatcaatgactgatcagtgactgaacagtgactgatcaatgactgatcagtgaatgacagtgactgatcagtgactgaacagtgactgatcagtaactgaacagtgactgatcaatgactgatcagtgactgaacagtaattgaactgactgactgaccactgagtggatgacCCTACCGTCCTGCCACAGGCATGCTGAATACTGGTGAGCATGGTCGATGTGGCAGGAGAGCTAGGGTCATTGAGAATGCTCATGCTCTGCCGGCGGGACATTGCCAGCCGCAGCAGGTCGACTGTTGGTGGCGGTCGGACGACCGGCAAGGCGACCGGTGGCAGCTGGGCGACTGGTGGCGGGCGACCAGTGGGGCGAGTGGTGGGGCGACCTGCAGTGGCGGGCGACAGGTGGTGGCGGGGCGACCGACAACGGCCGGACGATGGCAGCAGTTGGGCGACTGGCAACGGCCGGACAACGGTGGTGGGGCGAACGGTGGGGCGACCGGCAGCGGCCGGGCAACCGGCGGGGTGACCGgtggcggccgggcgaccggcggcggccggaCGACCGGCAACGGCCAGACGACTGGCAGCAGTTGGGCGACCGGCAACGGCCGGACAAccggtggtggggcgactggtggggcgaccggcggcggccggcAACCGGCGGGGTGACCgtggcggccgggcgaccggcggGGGCGACCGG
Coding sequences within:
- the LOC120356636 gene encoding uncharacterized transmembrane protein DDB_G0289901-like — its product is MLNTGEHGRCGRRARVIENAHALPAGHCQPQQVDCWWRSDDRQGDRWQLGDWWRATSGASGGATCSGGRQVVAGRPTTAGRWQQLGDWQRPDNGGGANGGATGSGRATGGVTGGGRATGGGRTTGNGQTTGSSWATGNGRTTGGGATGGATGGGRQPAG